In the genome of Croceimicrobium hydrocarbonivorans, one region contains:
- a CDS encoding DUF58 domain-containing protein: METQKLLQKVRRIEIKTRRLSNHIFSGEYHSSFKGRGMAFSEVRRYEFGDDIRAIDWNVTAKLNEPYIKVFEEERELTLMLLVDLSGSENFGSRQQLKREMITEICATLAFSAIQNNDKVGVIFFSDTVEKFIPPGKGKSHILRIIRELIEFKPSSNKTNIAEALRFFSAFQKRRAIAFVLSDFMDSRYRDALKIASRKHDLTGIRIYDPREEDLPNIGLLPMRDPESGKTHWINTSSSKLRKQMKMRFLEFERYYRESFLRSGAGDISIRIDHSYPAALLGYFKKRSR, translated from the coding sequence ATGGAAACGCAAAAACTCTTACAAAAGGTTCGGCGCATTGAGATTAAAACTCGGCGCTTGAGCAATCACATCTTTTCCGGGGAGTACCACAGCTCCTTTAAAGGAAGGGGTATGGCCTTTAGTGAGGTGCGCCGCTATGAGTTTGGCGATGATATTCGCGCTATCGATTGGAATGTTACCGCTAAACTCAATGAGCCTTATATCAAGGTTTTCGAAGAAGAGCGGGAGCTTACGCTGATGTTATTGGTAGACCTGAGCGGATCGGAAAACTTTGGTTCCCGCCAGCAATTAAAACGGGAGATGATCACGGAGATTTGCGCCACCCTGGCCTTTTCTGCCATTCAGAATAATGATAAGGTGGGCGTGATCTTCTTTAGCGATACGGTAGAAAAATTTATTCCGCCAGGTAAAGGGAAATCCCATATCCTGCGCATTATCCGCGAGCTAATCGAGTTTAAGCCCAGCAGCAATAAAACCAATATTGCTGAGGCTTTGCGCTTTTTCAGTGCTTTCCAAAAACGCCGCGCCATTGCCTTCGTTCTAAGCGATTTTATGGATAGCCGTTACCGCGATGCCCTTAAAATTGCCAGTCGCAAGCACGACCTTACCGGGATCCGCATCTACGATCCCCGCGAGGAGGATTTACCTAATATTGGCCTTTTACCTATGCGCGATCCCGAAAGTGGAAAAACCCATTGGATTAATACCTCATCTTCCAAATTGCGCAAGCAGATGAAAATGCGTTTTCTGGAATTTGAACGCTATTACCGCGAAAGCTTTCTACGCAGTGGGGCCGGTGATATCTCCATCCGGATTGATCATTCCTACCCTGCCGCTTTATTGGGATACTTCAAAAAACGCAGTCGATGA
- a CDS encoding BatD family protein, translating to MKSRILAFILLLSSSAFAQLSFKAEVDTNQIKLGEPIQLELSAKVPKAAEYTWPLFESGQNGIEIIESGKLDSLIEGDWIQLHQTFTLTSFDSGEVEIPALELSVENEEVQRSSPIAILVYFPEIKAEQDYFDIKAPREIPFNYWLLVYWGLGAAGLAALIYYLWKFWQKRKNQDEKQVEEIQIPPIEWALEELNKLEARGLWQNGKAKAYFSELDEILKIFLERKFGLKALESTAEELIVKIKPLCKEDRHFNNLKNSLRLSAMVKFARQQSLPEENVQALEAVRDFVNSQEAPKLEADV from the coding sequence ATGAAAAGCCGAATTTTAGCCTTCATCCTGCTTTTAAGCAGTAGTGCCTTTGCCCAGCTTAGCTTTAAGGCCGAGGTGGATACCAATCAAATTAAATTGGGAGAGCCCATTCAATTAGAGCTCTCTGCCAAAGTTCCTAAAGCAGCTGAATACACTTGGCCCTTATTCGAATCCGGTCAAAATGGGATTGAGATTATCGAAAGTGGAAAATTAGACAGCCTTATCGAGGGGGATTGGATTCAATTGCATCAAACATTTACCCTCACCTCCTTCGATAGTGGTGAAGTGGAAATTCCGGCGTTGGAGCTATCCGTAGAAAACGAAGAAGTACAGCGTAGTTCGCCCATCGCCATTTTGGTTTATTTCCCGGAAATTAAGGCGGAGCAAGATTATTTCGATATCAAGGCACCCCGAGAAATCCCTTTCAATTACTGGCTCCTGGTCTATTGGGGACTTGGTGCGGCAGGACTAGCGGCCTTAATTTATTACCTCTGGAAATTTTGGCAAAAGCGCAAAAACCAGGATGAAAAGCAGGTGGAGGAAATTCAAATTCCACCTATTGAATGGGCTTTGGAAGAACTCAATAAACTGGAAGCTAGAGGCCTCTGGCAAAATGGAAAAGCAAAGGCCTATTTCAGTGAATTAGATGAAATCCTCAAGATATTCCTGGAGCGCAAATTTGGTCTCAAGGCCTTGGAGTCTACTGCTGAGGAATTGATTGTAAAGATCAAGCCGCTCTGCAAGGAAGATAGACATTTCAATAATCTGAAGAACAGTCTGCGCTTAAGCGCGATGGTGAAATTTGCCCGTCAACAAAGCTTGCCGGAAGAAAATGTACAGGCCTTGGAAGCGGTGCGCGATTTTGTAAACAGTCAGGAAGCCCCAAAATTGGAAGCCGATGTTTGA
- a CDS encoding vWA domain-containing protein produces the protein MFDYEFQNPEFLWLLCLLPVLGFWYYWRRKDSHPEIRFPEASFLAQSKFNRGALLYALPWVLRIFSIALLIVAMARPRNTEENNRSRSSEGIDIVMALDVSPSMLAQDLKPNRLEATKKVSTEFIDGRPNDRIGLVVYAAESMTQMPLTSDHALLKNSLNDLRYGFLANGTAIGMGLATTINRLKDSKAQSKVAILLTDGENNAGEIEPLSAADWAKEFNIRVYTIGVGTNGMAKTPVQQDGRGGFFYERMPVKIDEALLKEIANRTGGKYFRATDNKKLDAIYKEIDSLEKTKLKEIRFYTYEEKFGLFALSALGLFLLEILLRYTLLKSFV, from the coding sequence ATGTTTGATTACGAATTTCAAAATCCCGAATTCCTTTGGCTGCTCTGCCTCTTGCCTGTTTTAGGCTTTTGGTATTATTGGCGGCGCAAGGATAGCCATCCGGAAATACGCTTTCCCGAAGCTTCCTTTTTAGCCCAGTCGAAATTTAATCGTGGAGCCCTACTCTATGCTTTGCCCTGGGTGTTGCGAATTTTCAGCATTGCCCTGCTCATCGTCGCTATGGCCCGCCCACGGAATACCGAGGAGAATAACCGCAGTCGCAGTAGTGAGGGTATCGACATAGTGATGGCCCTAGATGTTTCGCCCTCTATGCTGGCCCAAGATCTTAAGCCCAATCGGCTAGAAGCCACTAAAAAAGTAAGCACGGAATTTATCGACGGACGTCCCAATGACCGTATTGGCCTAGTGGTTTATGCGGCAGAGAGCATGACTCAAATGCCTCTGACTTCCGATCATGCCCTGCTCAAAAACAGCCTGAATGATTTACGCTACGGCTTCCTGGCTAATGGAACCGCCATCGGCATGGGTTTGGCCACCACCATCAATCGATTAAAAGACAGCAAGGCGCAAAGTAAAGTAGCCATATTATTAACCGACGGCGAGAATAATGCCGGAGAAATTGAACCCCTATCTGCTGCCGACTGGGCCAAAGAATTTAATATCCGCGTTTATACAATCGGGGTGGGCACCAATGGAATGGCCAAAACGCCGGTTCAGCAAGATGGTAGAGGCGGCTTCTTTTATGAGCGCATGCCGGTTAAGATTGATGAAGCTTTATTAAAAGAAATCGCCAATCGCACTGGTGGCAAGTACTTCCGGGCAACCGACAATAAAAAATTGGATGCCATTTATAAGGAGATCGACTCTCTTGAAAAAACCAAATTGAAGGAAATCCGCTTCTATACCTACGAAGAGAAATTTGGTCTCTTTGCCCTCTCGGCCTTAGGGCTTTTCCTACTGGAGATTCTATTGCGTTACACCCTCTTAAAGAGCTTTGTATAA
- a CDS encoding AAA family ATPase: METSQSATDIRALNEKIEKESAFIDLLMMEVNKSIIGQKQMLERLLIALLGNGHILLEGVPGLAKTLAIKSLAEAIDAKYSRVQFTPDLLPSDVMGTQIYNIQKNEFAIKQGPVFANFVLADEINRAPAKVQSALLEAMQERQVTIGETSFKLPDPFLVLATQNPVEQEGTYPLPEAQSDRFMLKTVITYPKMEEEQLIMRQNLSGGAQPIQKVVSLETIQKARTMVREVYMDEKIERYILDIIFATRKPEDYRLPSLKPLIEFGASPRGSIALANAAKVYAFIKRRGYVIPEDVRAVVLDVLRHRIGITYEAEAENVSSEDLISQIVDQIEVP; this comes from the coding sequence ATGGAAACAAGTCAAAGTGCCACGGATATTCGTGCCTTGAACGAAAAGATTGAAAAGGAAAGCGCCTTTATCGATCTGCTAATGATGGAAGTAAACAAGTCCATTATTGGCCAAAAGCAAATGTTGGAACGCCTGCTGATTGCCCTTTTAGGAAATGGGCATATTCTTTTAGAAGGAGTTCCGGGACTGGCCAAAACCCTGGCCATTAAATCGCTGGCCGAGGCCATTGATGCTAAATACAGCCGGGTACAATTTACCCCCGACTTGCTGCCCAGCGATGTGATGGGTACCCAGATTTACAATATTCAGAAAAACGAGTTTGCGATTAAGCAAGGACCGGTTTTCGCCAATTTCGTTTTAGCGGATGAGATTAACCGGGCCCCGGCCAAGGTGCAAAGTGCCTTGCTCGAAGCCATGCAGGAGCGCCAGGTTACCATTGGCGAAACCAGCTTTAAATTGCCCGATCCCTTTTTGGTATTAGCCACCCAAAACCCGGTAGAGCAAGAAGGAACTTATCCCCTGCCCGAAGCACAGAGCGACCGTTTTATGCTCAAGACCGTAATCACCTATCCCAAAATGGAAGAGGAACAATTGATTATGCGTCAGAATTTGAGCGGTGGCGCCCAGCCAATTCAAAAAGTAGTGTCACTGGAAACCATCCAAAAAGCCCGCACCATGGTGCGCGAGGTTTATATGGATGAAAAAATTGAGCGCTATATCCTCGATATCATTTTCGCTACCCGTAAGCCCGAAGATTATCGCTTACCATCCTTGAAGCCCTTAATCGAATTTGGCGCTTCACCACGGGGTAGCATCGCATTGGCCAATGCCGCCAAGGTTTATGCCTTTATTAAGCGCAGAGGTTATGTAATCCCCGAAGATGTTCGGGCGGTAGTACTGGATGTATTGCGCCACCGCATTGGTATTACTTATGAGGCTGAGGCCGAAAACGTAAGCAGCGAAGACCTTATCAGCCAAATTGTAGATCAGATCGAAGTACCGTAA